The following proteins come from a genomic window of Bradyrhizobium paxllaeri:
- a CDS encoding class I SAM-dependent methyltransferase, protein MTDDLAGLDQRQIVHRGAWERKPSVRLIYRDFHERLLRACPEGRILDIGGGTAHVKNFRPDVISTDILSFPGIDVVADAHRLPFADDFFSGVVMLDVLHHLERPVEFLKEASRVLKPGGRLAMIEPAMTTLARPFYERFHEEPVDMTTDPFAEVAINSDRDPFDANQAVPTLLFATVAARTRVEEAIPSLAVRSVTWLSLFAYPLSGGFQPWSLMPAYLVRSMLAFEERVPEVVRKHIAFRMMVVLERL, encoded by the coding sequence ATGACAGACGACCTAGCCGGCTTGGACCAGCGTCAGATTGTTCATCGGGGCGCGTGGGAAAGGAAGCCCTCAGTCCGTTTGATCTACAGGGATTTCCACGAAAGACTGCTTCGAGCCTGTCCTGAAGGCCGCATTCTTGACATTGGTGGTGGAACCGCTCATGTCAAGAATTTCAGGCCTGACGTGATTTCCACTGACATCCTTTCGTTTCCGGGGATCGACGTCGTTGCGGATGCGCATCGGCTGCCGTTCGCGGATGATTTCTTTTCGGGTGTGGTGATGTTAGACGTGCTGCATCATCTGGAACGCCCGGTCGAATTCCTAAAGGAAGCTTCGCGCGTGCTGAAACCCGGCGGACGTCTCGCGATGATCGAACCGGCGATGACAACTCTGGCGCGCCCGTTCTATGAGCGTTTTCATGAGGAGCCGGTGGATATGACCACCGATCCTTTTGCTGAAGTGGCGATCAATTCCGATCGCGATCCGTTCGACGCTAATCAGGCTGTCCCGACGTTGTTGTTTGCAACTGTAGCGGCTCGCACACGGGTCGAAGAAGCGATTCCCTCCCTCGCGGTGAGGAGCGTAACGTGGCTAAGCCTGTTCGCTTATCCTTTGAGCGGAGGATTTCAGCCCTGGTCCCTCATGCCGGCATATTTAGTTCGCTCGATGCTGGCCTTCGAAGAACGAGTGCCCGAAGTTGTAAGAAAACACATTGCATTTCGTATGATGGTCGTATTGGAGCGACTCTAG